A DNA window from Pseudorasbora parva isolate DD20220531a chromosome 19, ASM2467924v1, whole genome shotgun sequence contains the following coding sequences:
- the LOC137047433 gene encoding protein NLRC3-like, with product MKDQTLSLSDLLHVFFPETKEMEISSDEYKVLIIFDGLDECRLSLNFESKVKLCNISEPASVDVLLMNLIKGNLLPSALIWITSRPAAADLVPSECVHRVTEVRGFNDPQKEEYFRKRISDQSLANTIITHLKSSRSLHIMCHIPVFCWISATVLEKMLSEAERGEIPKTLTQMYTHFLIIQTNIKHEKDYEKKVKDEDMILKLGKLAFQQLVKGNLIFYEEDLRECGIDVTEATVYSGLCTQIFREELGLCQGKVFCFVHLSIQEHLAALYAHIYCTNNCINAYWKTFNPLSDLHQTAVDEALKSKNGHLDLFLRFLLGLSLESNQTLLRELLTQSGSCSYNKEGIVQYIKQKIRENPSPERSINLFHCLNELGDDSLMQEIQDYLKSGEIGETTLSSSQWSALTYVLLTSEQKMDVFDLKQFIGAQNTADEVLQKLLPVVKESRSAKLNDCGVTDKGCVALASALRSNPSHLRKLDLSSNKLGDSGVKLLSDGLKDPHCKLEILRLSNCGVTDEGCVALASAL from the exons ATGAAGGACCAAACACTCAGTCTTTCAGATCTTCTTCATGTCTTTTTCCCTGAAACAAAAGAAATGGAAATATCCAGTGATGAATATAAAGTGTTGATCATCTTTGATGGTCTGGATGAATGTCGTCTGTCTCTGAACTTTGAGAGCAAAGTGAAACTGTGTAATATATCTGAACCAGCCTCAGTGGACGTGCTGCTGATGAACCTCATTAAGGGGAATCTGCTTCCCTCTGCTCTCATCTGGATCACCTCCAGACCAGCAGCAGCTGATCTCGTCCCCTCTGAGTGTGTCCATCGAGTGACAGAGGTACGAGGCTTCAATGACCCACAGAAGGAGGAATACTTCAGGAAGAGGATCAGTGATCAGAGTCTGGCCAATACAATCATCACACACCTGAAGTCCTCAAGGAGTCTCCACATCATGTGCCACATCCCAGTGTTCTGCTGGATCTCAGCCACTGTTCTAGAGAAGATGTTGAGTGAAgcagagagaggagagattcCCAAGACTCTCACTCAAATGTACACACACTTCCTGATCATTCAGACCAACATCAAACATGAGAAGGACTATGAGAAGAAAGTGAAAGATGAAGACATGATTCTAAAACTGGGGAAACTGGCTTTCCAGCAGCTTGTGAAAGGCAACCTGATCTTCTATGAGGAAGACCTGAGAGAGTGTGGCATTGATGTGACAGAAGCAACAGTGTACTCAGGATTGTGCACTCAGATCTTCAGAGAGGAGTTGGGCTTGTGTCAGGGGAAAGTCTTCTGCTTTGTTCATCTGAGCATCCAGGAACATCTAGCAGCTCTATATGCACACATCTACTGTACAAACAACTGCATAAATGCATATTGGAAGACATTTAATCCATTATCTGATCTGCATCAGACAGCTGTGGATGAGGCTTTAAAGAGTAAGAATGGACATCTGGACCTTTTCCTGCGTTTCCTTCTGGGTCTCTCATTGGAGTCCAATCAGACTCTCTTACGAGAACTACTGACACAGTCAGGAAGCTGCTCCTACAACAAAGAGGGAATAGTTCAGTACATCAAACAGAAGATCAGGGAGAATCCCTCTCCAGAGAGATCCATCAATCTGTTCCACTGTCTGAATGAACTGGGTGATGATTCACTGATGCAGGAGATCCAAGATTATCTGAAATCAGGAGAAATAGGAGAAACCACACTCTCCTCTTCACAGTGGTCAGCTCTGACTTATGTGTTACTGACATCAGAGCAGAAGATGGATGTTTTTGATCTAAAGCAGTTTATTGGAGCACAAAATACAGCAGATGAAGTTCTTCAGAAGCTGCTGCCTGTGGTTAAAGAATCCAGATCAGCAAA GTTGAATGATTGTGGTGTTACAGATAAAGGTTGTGTtgctctggcttcagctctgagatcaaacccctcacacctgagaAAACTGGATCTGTCATCTAATAAACTAGGAGActcaggagtgaagctgctctctgaTGGACTGAAGGATCCCCACTGTAAACTGGAGATACTACG GTTGAGTAATTGTGGTGTCACAGATGAAGGTTGTGTtgctctggcttcagctctgtga